Proteins encoded in a region of the Scomber scombrus chromosome 16, fScoSco1.1, whole genome shotgun sequence genome:
- the LOC133996238 gene encoding zinc finger protein 771-like encodes MCSLQSVKLFVQQRLTAAVEEIFGHLDKTITEYEEEIHRRLLQGAELRAEDVQQLLEGKEEAPPQQQEWSSGLDQEEPDPPHIKEEQEELWTSQEGEQLQGPEEADIIRFTYIPVPREDDEEKPQSSQLQRAEEPPAGSSTEPMKTAGDEDDSGGSEPARNFDPDSYLQPVSEEETWMESGDPLSGLKALNNNIVNDNIVHRLLESEEDCTDGTKSYACPHCDKSFHRRETLNRHMRCHTGEKPYSCSVCNGKFRWRADFVAHLRIHTGEKPFMCSVCGKCFIKHGTLTRHMRTHTGERPHVCSVCGHGFHRKEDLTKHTRTHTGEKPFSCSVCNRQFSRLFRVKNHKCVVESGDT; translated from the exons ATGTGCAGCCTTCAGAGTGTGAAGCTGTTCGTCCAGCAGCGGCTAACTGCggctgtggaggagatatttgGACATTTAGACAAAACAATAACCGAGTATGAAGAGGAGATCCACCGCAGGCTGCTGCAGGGAGCCGAGCTCAGAGCAgaag ATGTTCAGCAGCTGTTGGAGGGTAAAGAAGAGGCTCCTCCTCAGCAGCAGGAGTGGAGCTCCGGTCTGGACCAGGAGGAACCAGATCCTCCACATattaaagaggaacaggaggaactcTGGACCAGTCAGGAGGGAGAGCAGCTTCAAGGGCCGGAGGAGGCCGATATCATCAGGTTCACATACATTCCTGTCCCAcgtgaagatgatgaagagaaacCTCAGTCCTCGCAGCTTCAGAGGGCAGAGGAGCCTCCAGCCGGAAGCTCAACTGAACCGATGAAGACAGCaggtgatgaagatgacagCGGAGGATCAGAACCAGCCAGGAACTTTGATCCGGATAGTTATTTACAACCAGTCAGCGAAGAGGAAACGTGGATGGAAAGCGGGGACCCTCTGTCAGGTTTAAAGGCTCTGaataataatattgttaatGATAATATTGTTCATAGACTCCTTGAAAGTGAGGAGGACTGTACGGATGGCACGAAATCATATGCGTGTCCTCATTGTGATAAAAGCTTCCACCGCAGGGAAACTCTGAACAGACACATGAGGTgtcacacaggtgagaagccgtacagctgttcGGTGTGTAACGGGAAGTTTAGATGGAGAGCAGACTTTGTGGCTCACCTGAGAATCCACACGGGGGAGAAACCTTTCATGTGCAGCGTCTGCGGGAAATGCTTCATCAAACACGGGACTCTGACGCGACACATGAGAACCCACACCGGCGAGAGACCACACGTGTGCTCGGTCTGCGGTCACGGTTTCCATCGCAAAGAGGATCTGACCAAACACACGAGGACCCACACCGGGGAGAAACCGTTCAGCTGCTCCGTTTGTAACAGACAGTTCTCTCGCCTGTTCCGCGTCAAAAACCACAAGTGTGTTGTTGAGAGCGGCGATACATGA